Proteins from one Ranitomeya variabilis isolate aRanVar5 chromosome 1, aRanVar5.hap1, whole genome shotgun sequence genomic window:
- the BTF3 gene encoding transcription factor BTF3 — MKESIMNQEKLAKLQAQVRIGGKGTARRKKKVVHRTATADDKKLQFSLKKLGVNNISGIEEVNMFTNQGTVIHFNNPKVQASLAANTFTITGHAETKQLTEMLPSILNQLGADSLTSLRRLAEALPKQSVDGKAPLATGEDEDDEVPDLVENFDEASKNESI, encoded by the exons atgaaagAAAGTATCATGAATCAAGAAAAGTTAGCAAAACTTCAAGCACAAGTCCGCATTGGTGGAAAG GGTACAGCCCGCAGAAAGAAGAAGGTCGTTCACAGAACAGCTACTGCTGATGACAAGAAACTGCAGTTTTCACTGAAGAAGCTGGGTGTTAATAACATCTCTGGCATAGAGGAA GTAAACATGTTTACAAACCAAGGAACAGTCATCCACTTCAATAATCCTAAAGTTCAGGCTTCCTTGGCTGCCAACACCTTTACTATTACCGGGCACGCCGAGACCAAGCAGCTTACAGAGATGTTACCTAGTATCCTGAACCAGCTTGGGGCAGACAGCCTCACCAGCTTGCGGAGACTAGCAGAGGCCCTGCCAAAACAAT CTGTAGATGGGAAGGCACCACTTGCTACTGGAGAGGATGAAGATGACGAAGTTCCAG